The proteins below are encoded in one region of Hordeum vulgare subsp. vulgare chromosome 3H, MorexV3_pseudomolecules_assembly, whole genome shotgun sequence:
- the LOC123440999 gene encoding uncharacterized protein LOC123440999, translating into MVDLASELTGKLEALHSPQAQVGDRLRPPCSVIVGKVRDQTRNVDKDEYDPDHVAIGPYNYPHRNLTMEHDKLVSLEMVLKAAKARRPGMPVEVNDYVHELKCLEESVRKCYGNPFPGISSEQFVCMLLLDGCYILSCLVDGQLRAQPMDDAAAGTVNAGVLPANGAVAPATADAGVLAANGAQAPATADAGVLAANGAEAPATADAGVLAANGAEAPATADAGVLAANGAEAPAIANAGVLAANGAEAPATADGGVLAANGAEEVGTTNADAGVVSAQRADALTVLRDVFYLAENQIPFFVLEKIGELTGLEGNDSVFREAQKYSLKLMRAQKYAMAAPASEPAVPGNLLHLLHMYLKPARSISPAAPVSGTVRRWRSATDYYFAGVVFKRREMSETWCSRTGVMLAPRCILDVKLSSGGGTLEVPVLDIDAETWRLLRNLMELEQRNRETVGSDVTAYCVFISQVACTSKDVELLTKRGVIVHGQGNNDEVAKCFADLCKGIIFDPDDPDCNYLRETCKKLEKRFHSHPQRWMAWLRRNYFSNPWLAAGLLAAVIGLVCAIVQAVYSVLSYKHG; encoded by the coding sequence ATGGTTGACCTGGCCAGTGAGCTGACAGGTAAATTAGAAGCCCTGCACTCACCCCAGGCGCAGGTCGGCGACAGGCTCCGTCCTCCTTGTTCCGTCATCGTCGGCAAGGTCCGCGACCAAACGCGTAACGTCGACAAGGACGAGTACGACCCTGACCACGTTGCCATCGGCCCGTACAACTACCCGCACCGGAACCTCACCATGGAGCACGACAAGCTGGTGAGCCTGGAGATGGTGCTCAAGGCTGCCAAGGCTCGGAGACCCGGGATGCCGGTGGAGGTGAACGACtacgtccacgagctcaaatgcCTCGAGGAATCTGTAAGGAAATGCTACGGCAACCCGTTTCCTGGCATTTCGAGCGAGCAATTCGTGTGCATGCTTCTCCTGGACGGCTGCTACATACTCTCCTGCCTGGTCGACGGCCAACTCCGAGCACAACCCATGGACGATGCTGCGGCGGGGACTGTAAATGCAGGCGTCCTGCCAGCGAACGGGGCCGTGGCGCCGGCGACTGCAGATGCAGGCGTCCTGGCAGCGAACGGGGCCCAGGCGCCGGCGACAGCAGATGCAGGCGTCCTGGCAGCGAACGGGGCCGAGGCGCCGGCGACAGCAGATGCAGGCGTCCTGGCAGCGAACGGGGCCGAGGCGCCGGCGACAGCAGATGCAGGCGTCCTGGCAGCGAACGGGGCGGAGGCGCCGGCGATTGCAAATGCAGGCGTCCTGGCAGCGAACGGGGCCGAGGCGCCGGCGACAGCAGATGGAGGCGTCCTGGCAGCGAACGGGGCCGAGGAAGTAGGGACTACAAATGCAGATGCAGGCGTCGTGTCAGCGCAGAGGGCCGACGCGCTGACCGTGCTCCGCGATGTGTTCTACCTTGCAGAGAACCAGATACCTTTTTTTGTCCTTGAGAAGATTGGGGAGCTGACGGGTTTGGAGGGTAACGATAGCGTATTTAGAGAGGCTCAAAAGTATAGTCTCAAGCTCATGAGGGCACAGAAGTACGCAATGGCCGCGCCGGCATCAGAGCCGGCAGTGCCAGGtaatcttctccatcttcttcacaTGTACTTGAAGCCTGCACGGTCCATCTCTCCTGCTGCACCAGTCAGCGGGACCGTGCGCCGGTGGCGCTCAGCGACGGATTACTACTTCGCCGGGGTGGTTTTCAAGCGTCGAGAGATGAGCGAGACATGGTGTTCAAGAACCGGGGTGATGCTCGCACCACGTTGCATCCTCGACGTGAAGCTGAGCAGCGGCGGTGGCACGCTGGAGGTCCCCGTCCTCGACATCGACGCCGAGACATGGCGGCTGCTGCGCAACCTGATGGAGCTGGAACAGCGGAACCGGGAGACGGTCGGGAGCGACGTCACGGCGTACTGCGTGTTCATATCCCAGGTGGCCTGCACCTCAAAGGACGTGGagctgttgacgaagagaggggtCATCGTGCATGGCCAGGGCAACAACGACGAGGTGGCCAAATGCTTCGCCGACCTCTGCAAGGGGATCATATTTGACCCTGATGACCCCGACTGCAACTACCTACGGGAGACATGCAAGAAGCTGGAGAAGCGTTTCCATAGCCACCCGCAGAGGTGGATGGCGTGGCTGAGGCGGAACTACTTCAGCAACCCTTGGCTCGCCGCCGGGCTCCTGGCTGCTGTCATTGGACTAGTTTGCGCTATTGTCCAGGCAGTGTACTCTGTTTTGAGCTACAAGCATGGATGA